The Plasmodium berghei ANKA genome assembly, chromosome: 12 region GccatttttaatgaaataatagtatcactattattattaaaattgaaaaaactTACATTTGATAAATCTTTGTGTGCATGACTACACATACATAAATTACATATAGGAATATGACACACTGTACAAAACATATTAACTTCATTTTGTAAATGGATTTTACAATTTCCAAAATTTGACTGGGCTTCATTTAATGTTTTTCGTATGTGTTTTTTAACAAGTTTATTTTGAGAGTGAATAATATCATCGCATTTTTCACATAATTTTACTTCATCCGATTcacaataatataaagaagGTGCATTGCCACAATAATCACATAAAGGAATCGAAAAAAGTTCTTCAGCACTAGGGTCACATTCAAATTGTATTAAATAACGAGGAAGAAGTTGAGAACTgtcataaattatatattcatgattaaatgtataatatGGTAAAACACCATAGGTTGGCATTATATCACCACCTAAGGctaaatttatttccttttcattattattgttttccttatttttataatgaatAGTTAAAGAATCAATTAAATTTACACCTCCATTCTTTCCATTATTTCcacaattattattatttttttttccatttttctTGATAAATATACTATCATATTCTATAGGTAATATATCTCTATCATACGaattaatttcattttcattaacaGAAAGTGATAATCCAACTCCAACATCACACacaaaaaattcaaatattcCTCTTTCTCCTGATagcaaaatattttcactGTGttccataatttttttttttaacgaTTTTTTATCTTCATTGGATGCATTATGTTCATATGTAAGCTCATATGAATTGCTATGAAGATTATCCTTATTAAGTGAAACCAATGGAAATCCGGGTAAGCTAtatcaataaaataaacagaCATGAAATTATccatgcatatatacacacacaTACGtttggatatatatatttacgaAATTATTCATAGGAAAACTCACTTAAAATTTCCAATGGATAATTTTAGTCCCTTCTTTGAAATGGAAAAACCTCGTATACAAACATCTTGGATGCTATTATTCATATCCATTGATGAGGTATCGAtaaaactttttaaaacaaGTCTCTCgaaatttctttttttaaatttgtttattactTCGATTGGGGAAATATGCCATGCTTGCACTAATTTTACTCGAGAAGTTCTGGCATTCAtttgcaaaaaatattctagTGTTAGCCATTCTTCTGAATCCCTAAAAATTTGTGTTAAATTATTGTCCAAAATGTTTATGTCTGTTCCTAACGGATTGTAAATCATTTTTACCATAAAACTGAATTCTTCATTTAATAGGCAAATTTGGTTAGTAAAAAAAtctaaataaatatatatactaagtaaatatatttgtttttctgactattttaaaagtgccattacaattttatgtgattcattttttattcttaataatttacattCTGTTACTAAGCATACACAAATAAAATGCCCATAgtgatgataatattttttttacttaaaaatgcaaacagaatacaaaaaaagtaacgaaaaaaaaacgcataaattaatataaaaaaattatttcttcaCTGTGTAATTAAATGCAAATATAATCgtaaaaattgttttacaatattgtgtatattttcacaaatatcaaaataacTTGAAATTGTGTAATAGTAAAAGAACAAGTCTTATGTATActtttatatgatataaatagcTAGTTAAAATTAGCTAAAAATTTTAGTAAAAATCTGCctgaacaaaaaaaaaaaacacattattattgccacattttacaatatagctatttttttttaaggtATATTATTCGTCTTAAATAGGTaaaagtataatatttttagaataaattaaaaaaacgaaaaaatatatgaagatctctttataatatatttttaaaaatacaaaaattatattaattctttatttagGGGTTGCATGGAATTTCGCTTTGAAATTTTTATCTATGCACATAAATATAGCATATATTGCATGCGTTTATAATATGTACGTTTAATAggaatataattattttgcgcaaaaataatggaaaatagaaataataaatcataaataaaacaaataaataaaaaatataataataatgaataaataataaacagataaataaaatgtaaaataaataaattctTCTCCTTCATGTTGCATTGTTTATTCCATTAATCAAAGGCATTTCAAAACTATACAATTGagtttttcatataaacGTGGAAATTATAGGATGACGAGACATAGCAAAAATAACACAGCAAATcctatatttacatatcATGAAAGGAAAAAGGTCAAAGGTatgaacaaattaaaaagaaacTGAATATAGAAACCCTCCTCCAAAAATGTagagaaatatatatagtagaACAAGTATGgatagaaaaataattcatacATGTTCATAATATCTACAATGTGAGCAATgcttacatatatatatatcactatatatttagttttatatatatcactATGTATGTAGTTTTACATGACACTATATACATAGTGGCATATATAGTTATAGACGTATGTGCTCTACAAAATAGAAAAGATAATTAACCATGGtgctttattttattgtcacaatttcttttttttaagatgTTGGAACTCTCAAAGAGAGGTTAGGAAAAGACTCTATGCGAAAGTTCGAGCAATGTTGGATTTGTTTGAGAAATTCCGAAATTCCTGTTAGTACCCCTTACGgtcatatattttgtaaaatgtGCATagttaataattttttagcacaaaaaaaagaatattctaaaaaaaaaaaggaatatgaaaattatattaaagatATGGAccgaaaaaaaagagaggAAGCACTTCATATAAgagaaaaggaaaaaatcaaatttttGGATGATCTTGAAAATGTTCATGAGCATGTTAAGGtataat contains the following coding sequences:
- a CDS encoding zinc finger protein, putative, which translates into the protein MIYNPLGTDINILDNNLTQIFRDSEEWLTLEYFLQMNARTSRVKLVQAWHISPIEVINKFKKRNFERLVLKSFIDTSSMDMNNSIQDVCIRGFSISKKGLKLSIGNFNLPGFPLVSLNKDNLHSNSYELTYEHNASNEDKKSLKKKIMEHSENILLSGERGIFEFFVCDVGVGLSLSVNENEINSYDRDILPIEYDSIFIKKNGKKNNNNCGNNGKNGGVNLIDSLTIHYKNKENNNNEKEINLALGGDIMPTYGVLPYYTFNHEYIIYDSSQLLPRYLIQFECDPSAEELFSIPLCDYCGNAPSLYYCESDEVKLCEKCDDIIHSQNKLVKKHIRKTLNEAQSNFGNCKIHLQNEVNMFCTVCHIPICNLCMCSHAHKDLSNVSFFNFNNNSDTIISLKMAYNAIMQRSSKPSNFIKERKKNLNNLLEKIDKLHEQVSLNMNETEKNVYNVLEDLVKQLHTTTDKKMSSILSEEYELKRQFNEIMWNENFLYYLQTILPPADFMNAWLKHCQYREEIEKNSEHSEKINSLIFPDIRIKGNINVITEESINHENIFHSSANL